The Caldicellulosiruptor acetigenus DNA window AGAATATAATTTCAGTCTAAATACTCCTGTTGAAAAACTTGACAAGAAAATTCTGGATATTTTCTTGTATGGAACAGGTGATGAGAAGATAAAAGTTTATACTCCACGAGGTATCTACTTTGCAAAATATGAGGGGCTTGTAAATAACCTTGAAAGAAGATATAAAGAGACCCAGTCAGAGTATGTCAAGCAAGAGATTGAAGAGTATATGAGCACATTTACATGCCCCGATTGTCAGGGTAAAAGACTCAAAAAAGAGGCTTTGGCGGTTTTGATAGAGGGTAAGTCTATAGCAGATGTTGCTGACATGACAGTATTGCAAGCAAAAGAATTTCTTAAGAAGTTAAACCTTCAAGGAAAAGATAAAGTAATTGCACAGCCAATAATAAAAGAGATTCTGACAAGACTGGACTTTTTGATAGATGTAGGACTTGATTACTTGACTCTTTCACGGTCAGCAGGCACACTTTCTGGTGGTGAAGCACAGAGAATAAGGCTTGCTACCCAGATAGGGTCTGGGCTTGTTGGAGTTTTGTATATTCTTGATGAGCCAAGTATAGGGTTGCATCAGCGTGATAACCATAGGTTAATAAAAACTCTTAAGAAGTTGAGAGACCTTGGCAACACATTGATTGTTGTAGAGCATGATGAAGACACAATAAGGTCGGCAGACTTCATTGTGGACATTGGACCAGGGGCAGGCGAGCACGGTGGAAGAGTGGTTGCAGCAGGGACACTGAATGATATAATTTCATGTGAAGAATCTATCACAGGACAGTATCTTTCCGGAAAGAAAAAGATTGAGATACCTGAGAGAAGAAGAGAACCTGATGGTAGATGGCTTACCATCAAGGGTGCATCCGAAAATAACCTTAAAAATATTGATGTTAGCTTTCCTGTGGGACTTTTTACTTGTGTTACCGGCGTTTCGGGCTCTGGCAAAAGCACTCTTGTGAACGAGATACTTTACAAGGCAGCAAGTGCAATTTTGAACAAGTCCAAAGAAAAACCAGGTAAATTTCAAGAGATAATAGGCCTTGAACATTTTGATAAGGTTATAAATATAGACCAATCACCTATAGGAAGAACTCCACGGTCGAACCCTGCAACTTACACAGGTGTTTTTGATTATATACGAGAAGTTTTTGCCCAAACCCCTGAGGCAAAACTCAGAGGTTACAAGGCAGGAAGATTTAGCTTCAACTTGAAAGGCGGAAGGTGTGAAGCTTGTTCAGGTGATGGTATTATAAAGATAGAAATGCATTTTTTGCCTGATGTGTATGTGCCGTGTGATGTATGTAAAGGCAAGAGATATAATAGGGAGACGTTAGAAGTAAAGTACAAGGATAAGACCATTGCTGATGTGCTTGAAATGACAGTGGAAGAGGCGTTGGAATTTTTCAAGAATATTCCGAGGATAAAATCCAAGCTCCAAACACTTTATGATGTAGGACTTGGTTATATAAAGCTTGGGCAGCCTTCCACCACTTTGTCTGGCGGAGAAGCACAGAGAGTAAAACTCGCAACAGAACTTTCTAAAAAGGCAACTGGAAGAACCCTGTACATTTTGGACGAGCCTACAACAGGTCTTCACATGGATGATGTCAATAAATTAATTGCTGTTCTTCAGCGCCTTGTGGATATGGGCAACACGGTAATTGTAATTGAACACAATCTTGATGTTATAAAAGTTGCAGATTATATAATTGATTTAGGACCAGAGGGCGGAGATAAAGGCGGTGAGGTAGTTGTATGTGGCAGCCCAGAAGAGGTTGCTATGTGTGAAAGGTCATATACAGGGATGTTCTTGAAGGAGATACTGAAAGACAGGATTTATGCTAAAAAATAAGCGGAGCATTTTTCTCAGCTCCGCTTTTTATTTTAAAAAGCTTTCTAACAATTTTATGTCAACATGACTGTTTAAAAACTTAGAAAGCTGCAAATGTGCTTTGGTATCATTTAAAAGAAGGTAGGCAGTTAACTTATTGTTTTTTACCACAAATTTTTTATAAATCATTCTACTCTTATCTAAGAATTCGAGTATATTTGCGTTTTGCAGATTTTGCATATCACCTGCTGAAACAATCTCGAGTCCAAAGGCTTTTAAGAAATATGGTAGTGGATTATTTTGATAAAAAGCTTCAAATCCTAAAATATTCTTTGCAACTATTTTTGCACTTTCTAAAGCAAACGTCCATGTTCCGGGATTTTGTCCATCAATATATGCAACATCACCACAAGCATACACATTGGGAAGCTTAGTCTGCATTTTGTAATTAACATCTATACCTTTTTTGCTATTTAGTATATCTTCCTGCGAATTTATAAACTCAGTATTTGGTACAACTCCAGCTGAAAAAATCAGTAAATCACATTCAATAGCCTGACCACTTGAAAGTGTTATTTTCAAACCGTTTTGATAAGGTTCAACATTTTCAATTTTATTGTCCAAAATTATCTTAATTCCTTTTTTTACAATGTGCTCTTCCAAGAGAAAAGAGGCAACTTCATCCAACTGTTTTGGTAATATTCTTTTGCTCAGCTCAACTATTGTTGTTTCCTTACCCTCAAGTGCAGATGCAAGTTCTAATCCCAAAAGTCCAGCACCAACAATTACAACTCTGCCAGCCTGTGCTACTCTTTTTTTAAGCGCAAGCAAATCTTCATAGCTTCTAAATGTGAAGACAAAGTTTTGCAGCTTTTCGTTTCGCATCTGCTCAGGAAGGTAAGGTTTTGATCCTGAAGCAATAACAAGATAGTCCCACTCTATCTTTTGACCCCTTGAAACCACAAATTTTTCTTTAAAATTACATTCTTCAACCTTACTATTCAACATCAATTTTATATTGTTCACTTGGTACCACTCTGAAGATTTCAAGAAGAACTTTTCATCTATAGGATTTTGAAGATAATATCCAAGTCTTAACCTATAATAAGGCAAAACCTTTTCTTCACTTAGTATGCAAACTGATATATTCTTGTTCTCTTTTCTTATCTGTTCTGCAATGGTTACACCGGCAGGTCCCCCGCCAATTATAACAATGTCATACTTTTCCATTGTATATGCACCAGCTTTTTATTCTTTTATCTTTTCAGCAAATAGTATACCAAATTCAAAAGATTTTTTTAACTCCTCTTCGTTTGGCTTGAAATTCACCTTTAACCCGGGTTGAACGACTTTAAATCTTAGCTGCTTTAGACGGTTTTCAATATTTGGCACAGCTTCACCACTCCATCCGTATGAACCAAATGCAGCTGCTACCTTTCCGCCGTGCACAATTGGATTTAATCTCGTGAGTATATCATAAATAGGTGGCAGGGCATCAGAATTTATTGTTGGTGAACCAAACAACACACCGTTTGCAAAATAGATTTTCTCTACAATCTCTTCTGGCTTGTGTTCAATTGCGTTGTATACAAAAACATCTACACCACTTTGCTCAATACCTTCTGCAATCTTTTTTGCGAGCATTTCTGTGTATCCATACGCCGATACATATACTATCACAACATAAGGTTTGGAAGGCTTTTCTAAAAGTTTTTCAGACCATGATTTGTATAATGAAATCAATTCTTCTTTATAATTTGTTAATATAGGACCATGTCCTGGAGCAATTATATCAATTTCTAAATCTTTTATCTTATCTATTGCTTGCAGAACATAACTTTTAAACGGTGACATAATAACGTCGTAATAGTACTTATAGGCATCCATAAAACCTTCTTTTTGATTTTGCATAACCCAGTTTATATCAAGGTTTTCAGTACTAAAATGGCAGCCAAATGAGTCACAGGTAAAAAGAATTTTATCTTCGATAAGGTAGGTATAGATAGAGTCAGGCCAGTGCAAAAAGGGAGCAGAAATAAATTTTAAGGTTTTATTTCCAAGTGAAACCACGTCATTATGATTGACAATTTGAGCTTGAAAATCTTTATTTGCAATCTTTTTCAAAAATTTAATTGCGGTGCCGCTACCAAACACTTTTATATTTGGGTTTATCTCTAAAAGTTTCTCAATTGACCCTGAGTGGTCAGGTTCTGTGTGGTTTATTATCAAATAGTCTACTTTTTCTGGTGAGATAACCTCTTTTATGTTGTCTAAAAATTGATCAAAAAACTTATATTTAACATTTTCAATCAAAGCTATTTTTTCACTTCCAATAACCAAATAAGAATTGTAGGTAGTCCCATATTTAGTGTACATTACAATATCAAATATCCTCAAGTTTGGATCTTGTACACCGACTGAGTAAACTCCATCTCTTAGTTTAGTGTGCATTTTTCTTTCCCTCCGCTTTCTAAGGATGATTTTTTGGTATTCAAAATTATTTATACCCTAATCTTTTTTCGGTAAACAAGTAGTGATAGAAAATGCACCTGAATAATATATTTTAGTAGAATCTTTATTTAGCGAGGGAGATAATAAAAATATGCTCAGCAAGGTTTCAAACAGGTTTTTAGCCATCACAATTTTAGCTATATTCGTTATTGCTTTGGTAGGAATTATTTCTAACAAAAGCTTAGAAAATTCAAAATTAACCTCTACAGAAGTTCAAAAAAATTCTTCTGTTCCAGTATCTGAGCAGGTTTCTAAAACTGAAAGTTTAAAAGGTTATTTACAGGTTATGGTTGTTGACAGCAAAACTGGTCTTCCTGTTGAAGGTGCAAATGTAGTGTTTTCAAATCTGGACCAGCTATACACTACAGGCAAAGATGGAAAAACTCAGATTATTCCCATGCAGATTAAAGCCTCAGAGTCTTCAAAGATTCTATCGCAGCCATATGAAGAAGTGGTAATTGGAGTATTCAAACAGGGATATGCAGATTACATTTTAATGGGTTCTAAAGTTCGTCCCACAACACAAGATAAACCTCAGCTCAAAATTATAAGGATAGTAAAGGCATCAACTCCTACAACAGCACCTGTTTTTGCAATGGAAAAGTACTCTGCTGATGTTGCAAAAGAAGTGATGAACAAGATGAAAGAAAAACTCAACTCACTTGCAAACACATCACAAGAAGTTGAAGAAATAGAGATTACAGAATAAAGTGCCTTGTAAAAAGGCACTCTTTTTTTATATAATAGAGCTTGAACATTTAAAACGCACTTTTTATTAGAAGGGTCTTGACAGCAATGAATGATGAAGTTCTAATTCTTCTGAAAAATTTATTATTTCTATTTACTGTTATATTTGTGGGATTTTTAGGAACAAAGTTAAATCTATTTTCAACAACTGTAAAAGACTCGGTAAGTGAACTTATTGTAAAAGTGACAGCGCCCATTTTGCTTTTTACTACAATAAGTAGCAAACCTTTCTCTGCACAGGTAGTAAAGAATGTATTTATTTTGATACTTTCAGCATTTGTGGGAATTATGATTTTGCTTTTGCTTGGTTACATAACAGGGTCTTTATTTAAGCTCAAAGGAAAAACTTTTTATACTCATATTTTTTGTTCGGCTTTTGGCAACACAGGATTTTTGTCTTTCCCCCTGTTATATTCAATCTTTGGCGAAAAGGGAGTTTTCTTTGCAGCAAGTTACAATATTATGCATGATTTTCTGGCTTGGTCTTTAGGACTTTCGATAATAACCCGGCACAATCGTGAGAAAACTAAATTTGGGTTTGTAAATGCAAATTCTATTGCTGTCTTTGTGGCATTTATCATTTATCTAATAAAAGGAATATTGCCACATGATATAAAAACTTCATATGACAAAGTGTTTCTGACAATTTATGATGCTTTAAATCCCTTTGGGAAAACTACAATTTATCTTTCGATGTTTTTTATTGGATGTTTGCTGGCAGAAGTATCGTTTAAAAAGACATTAAAAACTTCTTCTGCCTATGCAATAACACTATTCAAGATGGTCTTGTTACCACTTGGTGTTATGTATCTTACCAAATATTTATCAATAGATAATTTTACAAGACTCATAATTGTACTTCAGACCGGGATGCCAACAGCTATAACAAGCTCTGTCTTATCTTACCGATATGACGGCGATAGCCACTATGCAACCCGAACGGTATTTGTAACAACCCTTTTTTCGCTCATAACAATTCCTTTACTGGTGTTCTTATATTATCATGTTTAGAAGAAAGGATGATATGGTTTGAAACATGAGATTGTAATAGTTCTGGACTTTGGCGGACAGTACAATCAGCTTATTGCAAGAAGGGTAAGAGAATGTGGAGTATACTGCAAAATTTGGCCATATGATACACCTATTGAAAAGATAATTAGCATAAATCCAAAAGGAATTATATTTACAGGTGGACCATCAAGTGTATATGAACCAAATGCTCCTATGATTGATAAAATGCTTTTTGAAACTGGTATACCGATACTTGGGATATGTTATGGAAACCAGTTGATTGCGC harbors:
- the uvrA gene encoding excinuclease ABC subunit UvrA; the encoded protein is MSKEYIVIKGAKEHNLKNIDLVLPRDKLIVFTGLSGSGKSSLAFDTIYAEGQRRYIESLSSYARQFLGMMEKPDVEYIEGLSPAISIDQKTTSKNPRSTVGTITEIYDYLRLLFARVGKPHCYICGKPISQQTVDQMVDEVLKLKEGTKIQILAPVVRGRKGEYQKLFEELRRSGFARVRVDGIVYELEEEIKLDKNKKHSIDVIVDRLIVKEGIESRLAGSIETALQLAGGIVTVSIVDGDEIVFSQNFACVDCGVSYEEITPRLFSFNTPYGACPTCMGLGYLQKVDPDLLIPDKSIPIGQVAINGWNFTETNSYARMILESLAKEYNFSLNTPVEKLDKKILDIFLYGTGDEKIKVYTPRGIYFAKYEGLVNNLERRYKETQSEYVKQEIEEYMSTFTCPDCQGKRLKKEALAVLIEGKSIADVADMTVLQAKEFLKKLNLQGKDKVIAQPIIKEILTRLDFLIDVGLDYLTLSRSAGTLSGGEAQRIRLATQIGSGLVGVLYILDEPSIGLHQRDNHRLIKTLKKLRDLGNTLIVVEHDEDTIRSADFIVDIGPGAGEHGGRVVAAGTLNDIISCEESITGQYLSGKKKIEIPERRREPDGRWLTIKGASENNLKNIDVSFPVGLFTCVTGVSGSGKSTLVNEILYKAASAILNKSKEKPGKFQEIIGLEHFDKVINIDQSPIGRTPRSNPATYTGVFDYIREVFAQTPEAKLRGYKAGRFSFNLKGGRCEACSGDGIIKIEMHFLPDVYVPCDVCKGKRYNRETLEVKYKDKTIADVLEMTVEEALEFFKNIPRIKSKLQTLYDVGLGYIKLGQPSTTLSGGEAQRVKLATELSKKATGRTLYILDEPTTGLHMDDVNKLIAVLQRLVDMGNTVIVIEHNLDVIKVADYIIDLGPEGGDKGGEVVVCGSPEEVAMCERSYTGMFLKEILKDRIYAKK
- a CDS encoding NAD(P)/FAD-dependent oxidoreductase is translated as MEKYDIVIIGGGPAGVTIAEQIRKENKNISVCILSEEKVLPYYRLRLGYYLQNPIDEKFFLKSSEWYQVNNIKLMLNSKVEECNFKEKFVVSRGQKIEWDYLVIASGSKPYLPEQMRNEKLQNFVFTFRSYEDLLALKKRVAQAGRVVIVGAGLLGLELASALEGKETTIVELSKRILPKQLDEVASFLLEEHIVKKGIKIILDNKIENVEPYQNGLKITLSSGQAIECDLLIFSAGVVPNTEFINSQEDILNSKKGIDVNYKMQTKLPNVYACGDVAYIDGQNPGTWTFALESAKIVAKNILGFEAFYQNNPLPYFLKAFGLEIVSAGDMQNLQNANILEFLDKSRMIYKKFVVKNNKLTAYLLLNDTKAHLQLSKFLNSHVDIKLLESFLK
- a CDS encoding FprA family A-type flavoprotein; its protein translation is MHTKLRDGVYSVGVQDPNLRIFDIVMYTKYGTTYNSYLVIGSEKIALIENVKYKFFDQFLDNIKEVISPEKVDYLIINHTEPDHSGSIEKLLEINPNIKVFGSGTAIKFLKKIANKDFQAQIVNHNDVVSLGNKTLKFISAPFLHWPDSIYTYLIEDKILFTCDSFGCHFSTENLDINWVMQNQKEGFMDAYKYYYDVIMSPFKSYVLQAIDKIKDLEIDIIAPGHGPILTNYKEELISLYKSWSEKLLEKPSKPYVVIVYVSAYGYTEMLAKKIAEGIEQSGVDVFVYNAIEHKPEEIVEKIYFANGVLFGSPTINSDALPPIYDILTRLNPIVHGGKVAAAFGSYGWSGEAVPNIENRLKQLRFKVVQPGLKVNFKPNEEELKKSFEFGILFAEKIKE
- a CDS encoding AEC family transporter, which gives rise to MNDEVLILLKNLLFLFTVIFVGFLGTKLNLFSTTVKDSVSELIVKVTAPILLFTTISSKPFSAQVVKNVFILILSAFVGIMILLLLGYITGSLFKLKGKTFYTHIFCSAFGNTGFLSFPLLYSIFGEKGVFFAASYNIMHDFLAWSLGLSIITRHNREKTKFGFVNANSIAVFVAFIIYLIKGILPHDIKTSYDKVFLTIYDALNPFGKTTIYLSMFFIGCLLAEVSFKKTLKTSSAYAITLFKMVLLPLGVMYLTKYLSIDNFTRLIIVLQTGMPTAITSSVLSYRYDGDSHYATRTVFVTTLFSLITIPLLVFLYYHV